Proteins found in one Populus alba chromosome 14, ASM523922v2, whole genome shotgun sequence genomic segment:
- the LOC118041350 gene encoding scarecrow-like protein 6 isoform X2, protein MKAMPLPFENFQGKGVLDFSSSTTSSPDSLHQYHQKWQNNNSKESCGFFLGSTEPTSVLDTVSRQSPPTSSSTLSSSQGGGGGGGGASTDTTTGVAAAGGSNPCVDEKCGQQLGMEDWESVLPGSPSQEQSILRLIMGDIEDPSMGLNKLLQSGSRSEDMEHASGFGVVDQVFGFDVSSMSSASANLVANNSIDPSSIHGLFQQQQQQAAFDQDEKPQILNPVMISNQNQHQFMQNSSAPFPFSYSQLQEHHNNQHFLSVPPLKRLNSGPVGVNYVPKVFDSRPPELFLPRQHQQQQQQQQQQNHQFRMLQQLQQRQGMITNQKIASDELTNQQQLQQEIINPICQAAELIETGNPVLAQGILARLNHQLSLPIGKPYQRTAFYFKDALQLLLHTSNNNSIDTACNLIFKIGAYKSFSEISPILQFANFTCNQVLLEASEGFERIHIVDFDIGYGGQWASLMQELALRTGGAPSLKITAFASPSSHDELELGFTRENLRIFASEINMPFELEILSLESLGSGSWPMPLRMPEKEVTAVNLPIGSFSNDTSTLPLALRFVKHLSPKVVVSLDRGCDRSDLPFAHHVNHAIQSYSTLLESLDAVNVNLDALQKIESFLVQPGIEKIVLGRHRCPDRTSPWRSLFLQSGFTPLPFSNFTESQAEYLVQRAPVGGFHVEKRQSSLVLCWQRKELIAASAWRC, encoded by the exons atGAAGGCCATGCCCCTACCCTTCGAGAACTTTCAAGGGAAGGGGGTGTTAGATTTCTCTTCGTCTACTACTTCCTCTCCAGATTCACTGCATCAATACCACCAGAAGTGGCAGAACAACAACAGCAAAGaaagttgtggtttttttttgggcAGTACTGAGCCCACATCTGTGCTTGACACAGTAAGCAGACAAAGCCCACCAACATCGTCCTCAACACTGTCTTCTTCTCAAGGCGGAGGTGGTGGCGGCGGAGGAGCCTCCACCGACACCACCACCGGTGTGGCAGCAGCTGGTGGAAGCAACCCTTGTGTAGATGAAAAATGTGGACAGCAACTTGGAATGGAGGATTGGGAGAGTGTGTTGCCAGGTTCTCCTAGTCAAGAGCAGTCAATTTTAAGGCTAATTATGGGTGATATTGAGGACCCATCCATGGGACTTAACAAACTATTACAAAGTGGAAGTAGGTCTGAGGATATGGAGCATGCGTCGGGTTTTGGTGTTGTAGATCAAGTTTTTGGCTTTGATGTATCCAGTATGAGTTCTGCAAGTGCCAACTTGGTTGCCAACAACAGCATTGATCCTTCTTCAATCCATG GGTTGTTtcagcaacaacagcagcaggcAGCATTTGATCAAGATGAGAAGCCGCAGATTTTGAATCCAGTGATGATAAGCAACCAAAACCAACATCAGTTTATGCAAAATTCATCTGCGCCTTTTCCATTCTCATATTCGCAATTACAAGAGCATCATAATAACCAGCATTTCTTATCAGTACCACCGTTGAAACGGCTTAATTCTGGGCCTGTTGGAGTCAATTATGTGCCAAAAGTCTTTGATTCGAGGCCTCCAGAGTTGTTTCTTCCACGACAAcatcaacagcagcagcagcagcagcagcagcagaatcATCAGTTTCGAATGTTGCAGCAGCTGCAGCAGAGGCAGGGAATGATCACGAATCAGAAAATTGCAAGCGATGAATTAACAAACCAGCAGCAGCTTCAACAGGAAATAATAAACCCGATATGTCAAGCAGCAGAGCTGATCGAAACTGGGAATCCGGTACTTGCGCAAGGGATATTGGCGCGGCTCAATCACCAGCTCTCTCTTCCAATCGGTAAGCCTTACCAAAGGACAGCTTTTTACTTCAAGGATGCCTTGCAGTTGCTTCTCCATACGAGCAACAACAACTCAATTGATACTGCTTGTAACCTGATTTTCAAGATCGGTGCTTATAAATCTTTCTCTGAGATCTCACCAATCCTTCAGTTTGCGAATTTTACTTGCAACCAAGTTCTTCTCGAGGCTTCTGAGGGGTTTGAGAGAATTcatattgttgattttgatattggatATGGTGGACAGTGGGCTTCTCTTATGCAAGAACTGGCTTTGAGGACTGGAGGTGCCCCTTCTCTTAAAATCACAGCTTTTGCTTCTCCTTCCTCGCATGATGAGCTCGAGCTTGGTTTCACTCGAGAAAATTTAAGAATCTTTGCAAGTGAAATCAACATGCCATTCGAGCTTGAAATTTTAAGTCTTGAATCCTTGGGTTCTGGTTCTTGGCCAATGCCTCTTCGCATGCCGGAAAAGGAAGTAACTGCTGTGAATCTTCCAATTGGCTCCTTTTCAAATGACACATCAACTCTTCCTTTGGCGCTTCGCTTTGTAAAGCATCTCTCACCCAAAGTCGTGGTCTCTTTGGACAGAGGCTGTGACCGAAGCGACCTCCCATTTGCGCACCATGTAAATCATGCCATTCAATCTTATTCAACCCTGCTGGAATCACTGGATGCCGTGAATGTGAACCTAGATGCATTGCAAAAGATTGAGAGTTTTTTGGTGCAGCCAGGTATTGAGAAAATTGTATTGGGTCGTCATCGTTGCCCTGATAGGACTTCTCCTTGGAGGAGTCTCTTTTTGCAGTCTGGTTTCACTCCATTGCCTTTCAGTAACTTCACCGAGTCACAAGCCGAGTATTTGGTGCAACGTGCTCCAGTTGGGGGTTTCCATGTCGAAAAGAGGCAATCTTCGCTTGTTCTTTGCTGGCAACGGAAGGAGCTCATAGCAGCTTCTGCTTGGAGGTGTTAA
- the LOC118041352 gene encoding autophagy-related protein 8f has translation MTMSRFKQEHDFEKRRAEAARIREKYPDRIPVIVEKAERSDIPNIDKIKYLVPADLTVGQFVYVIRKRIKLSAEKAIFIFVDNVLPPTGAIMSSIYNEKKDEDAFLYVTYSGENTFGCQMLS, from the exons ATGACTATGAGCCGTTTCAAGCAAGAGCATGATTTcg agAAGAGGAGGGCTGAAGCTGCGAGAATCAGGGAGAAATACCCGGACAGGATTCCG GTAATTGTGGAGAAGGCTGAGAGAAGCGATATTCCCAACATCGACAAGATAAA GTACCTAGTCCCAGCTGACCTGACAGTCGGTCAATTTGTTTATGTGATCCGGAAGAGAATTAAACTGAGCGCAGAAAAggcaatttttatatttgtggaCAATGTCCTCCCACCAACTG GAGCAATAATGTCCTCAATCTATAATGAAAAGAAGGATGAGGATGCATTTCTCTATGTCACGTACAGTGGGGAAAACACATTTGGGTGCCAGATGTTGTCATAG
- the LOC118041350 gene encoding scarecrow-like protein 6 isoform X1, with protein sequence MKAMPLPFENFQGKGVLDFSSSTTSSPDSLHQYHQKWQNNNSKESCGFFLGSTEPTSVLDTVSRQSPPTSSSTLSSSQGGGGGGGGASTDTTTGVAAAGGSNPCVDEKCGQQLGMEDWESVLPGSPSQEQSILRLIMGDIEDPSMGLNKLLQSGSRSEDMEHASGFGVVDQVFGFDVSSMSSASANLVANNSIDPSSIHGINLLPGLFQQQQQQAAFDQDEKPQILNPVMISNQNQHQFMQNSSAPFPFSYSQLQEHHNNQHFLSVPPLKRLNSGPVGVNYVPKVFDSRPPELFLPRQHQQQQQQQQQQNHQFRMLQQLQQRQGMITNQKIASDELTNQQQLQQEIINPICQAAELIETGNPVLAQGILARLNHQLSLPIGKPYQRTAFYFKDALQLLLHTSNNNSIDTACNLIFKIGAYKSFSEISPILQFANFTCNQVLLEASEGFERIHIVDFDIGYGGQWASLMQELALRTGGAPSLKITAFASPSSHDELELGFTRENLRIFASEINMPFELEILSLESLGSGSWPMPLRMPEKEVTAVNLPIGSFSNDTSTLPLALRFVKHLSPKVVVSLDRGCDRSDLPFAHHVNHAIQSYSTLLESLDAVNVNLDALQKIESFLVQPGIEKIVLGRHRCPDRTSPWRSLFLQSGFTPLPFSNFTESQAEYLVQRAPVGGFHVEKRQSSLVLCWQRKELIAASAWRC encoded by the exons atGAAGGCCATGCCCCTACCCTTCGAGAACTTTCAAGGGAAGGGGGTGTTAGATTTCTCTTCGTCTACTACTTCCTCTCCAGATTCACTGCATCAATACCACCAGAAGTGGCAGAACAACAACAGCAAAGaaagttgtggtttttttttgggcAGTACTGAGCCCACATCTGTGCTTGACACAGTAAGCAGACAAAGCCCACCAACATCGTCCTCAACACTGTCTTCTTCTCAAGGCGGAGGTGGTGGCGGCGGAGGAGCCTCCACCGACACCACCACCGGTGTGGCAGCAGCTGGTGGAAGCAACCCTTGTGTAGATGAAAAATGTGGACAGCAACTTGGAATGGAGGATTGGGAGAGTGTGTTGCCAGGTTCTCCTAGTCAAGAGCAGTCAATTTTAAGGCTAATTATGGGTGATATTGAGGACCCATCCATGGGACTTAACAAACTATTACAAAGTGGAAGTAGGTCTGAGGATATGGAGCATGCGTCGGGTTTTGGTGTTGTAGATCAAGTTTTTGGCTTTGATGTATCCAGTATGAGTTCTGCAAGTGCCAACTTGGTTGCCAACAACAGCATTGATCCTTCTTCAATCCATG GGATCAATCTTTTACCAGGGTTGTTtcagcaacaacagcagcaggcAGCATTTGATCAAGATGAGAAGCCGCAGATTTTGAATCCAGTGATGATAAGCAACCAAAACCAACATCAGTTTATGCAAAATTCATCTGCGCCTTTTCCATTCTCATATTCGCAATTACAAGAGCATCATAATAACCAGCATTTCTTATCAGTACCACCGTTGAAACGGCTTAATTCTGGGCCTGTTGGAGTCAATTATGTGCCAAAAGTCTTTGATTCGAGGCCTCCAGAGTTGTTTCTTCCACGACAAcatcaacagcagcagcagcagcagcagcagcagaatcATCAGTTTCGAATGTTGCAGCAGCTGCAGCAGAGGCAGGGAATGATCACGAATCAGAAAATTGCAAGCGATGAATTAACAAACCAGCAGCAGCTTCAACAGGAAATAATAAACCCGATATGTCAAGCAGCAGAGCTGATCGAAACTGGGAATCCGGTACTTGCGCAAGGGATATTGGCGCGGCTCAATCACCAGCTCTCTCTTCCAATCGGTAAGCCTTACCAAAGGACAGCTTTTTACTTCAAGGATGCCTTGCAGTTGCTTCTCCATACGAGCAACAACAACTCAATTGATACTGCTTGTAACCTGATTTTCAAGATCGGTGCTTATAAATCTTTCTCTGAGATCTCACCAATCCTTCAGTTTGCGAATTTTACTTGCAACCAAGTTCTTCTCGAGGCTTCTGAGGGGTTTGAGAGAATTcatattgttgattttgatattggatATGGTGGACAGTGGGCTTCTCTTATGCAAGAACTGGCTTTGAGGACTGGAGGTGCCCCTTCTCTTAAAATCACAGCTTTTGCTTCTCCTTCCTCGCATGATGAGCTCGAGCTTGGTTTCACTCGAGAAAATTTAAGAATCTTTGCAAGTGAAATCAACATGCCATTCGAGCTTGAAATTTTAAGTCTTGAATCCTTGGGTTCTGGTTCTTGGCCAATGCCTCTTCGCATGCCGGAAAAGGAAGTAACTGCTGTGAATCTTCCAATTGGCTCCTTTTCAAATGACACATCAACTCTTCCTTTGGCGCTTCGCTTTGTAAAGCATCTCTCACCCAAAGTCGTGGTCTCTTTGGACAGAGGCTGTGACCGAAGCGACCTCCCATTTGCGCACCATGTAAATCATGCCATTCAATCTTATTCAACCCTGCTGGAATCACTGGATGCCGTGAATGTGAACCTAGATGCATTGCAAAAGATTGAGAGTTTTTTGGTGCAGCCAGGTATTGAGAAAATTGTATTGGGTCGTCATCGTTGCCCTGATAGGACTTCTCCTTGGAGGAGTCTCTTTTTGCAGTCTGGTTTCACTCCATTGCCTTTCAGTAACTTCACCGAGTCACAAGCCGAGTATTTGGTGCAACGTGCTCCAGTTGGGGGTTTCCATGTCGAAAAGAGGCAATCTTCGCTTGTTCTTTGCTGGCAACGGAAGGAGCTCATAGCAGCTTCTGCTTGGAGGTGTTAA